The genomic segment GGTTTCCCGTGAGCAGGAGCGCCTGCTGGCGCGGGTGCTGGCCTCGGCCCTGCTGGTGGCCCTGGTGGTCTCTCTGGTCATCCCCTGCGTGTGGCTTTCGGGCGGCACGGTGACGGAGTTGACCGGCAAGGCATGGATCGCCTCGCCGCTGTACTGGGCGCGCATCGTCTTCGGCCTGGCCCTGCCCCTGGCCGTGGTCTGGCGCAAGGGCGCGGTGCCCACCTGGCTGCCCGTACTGCTGCTGCTGGGCGAGCTGGCCGGGCGGCTGGTGTTCTTTGGCGAAACCATGCACACCGCCGCGAACATGGGCGGGCTGTACTGACCCCTGCCCGGCGGGGGCGGCGCGCCGCCCCCGCCGGGATTGCATTTCGCAAGGAGTGCCCATGCCGCTTGCGCGCGCATCGTCGTGGCGCCTGCGGGCCGTCGCCCTGGCGGCCCTGCTGCTTCTGCTTCCGGCGGCCCCGGGCCGCGCCCAGGGCCTGGGCGAGGCTGCGGGCTACGCCGCGAGCCTGGATTCCAGCCGCCTGTCCGGCGTCGTGGGCCAGGAGGTGGAGCTGGCCATGACCCTGACCCCGCCGCTGCCGCCCGCCGGGTATTTCGTGACCGCCCTGGTCACGCCGCTGGAGGTGCCTGCGGGCCCGGGGCCGGGCATCCTGCCGGGGTTTCCCGTGACCGTGGTCGTGCCCCGCGCGTCGGGGCGCCACAGGTTCGCCGTGCGCGTGCATCTGGTCACCAAGTCGAGCTGCGGCGGGGTGGACGCCCTGCCCGTGCTCGATACGACGCTGACCCTCGACGTCGCCCCCGCCGGGCCCTAGCCCGGCGGTCCCGGCCTGTGCCGGGCGCCAGGGCCCGGTTTTCCTGCCGTTCGCAAGCCTTTCCGGCCAATTCATTTGACCGCGTGTTACTGCGCGTGTATTTTCCTGCCAGAACGCGCGTCTTATCGGCACGCACCCCGGCATCCGGGGCTGCCGCGAGCCGGGATGCGCCGCGCCAGGAGCCGCCATGTACGCCGATTCCCGCCCCGCCCAGGCCGCGCCGCCACAGGAGCGGCTCACGCCCGTGGTCGCCGGGCGGCGCTGGATCGTGGAGCGCCGGGGCGACCTGGAGGCCATGTGGCAGCAGCTCGGCGAGGCGGATTTCGGCCCCGACGAGCGCATGCCCTACTGGGTGGAGCTGTGGCCGGCCAGCCTGGCGCTGGGGGCTTGGCTGTCCGGGCGCGGCGCGGCCCTGGCCGGGCGGCTCTGCGTGGACATCGGCTGCGGCCTGGGGCTTTCGGCCATGATCGGCGCCGGGCTCGGGGCGCGGGTGGTCGCCTTTGACTACGAGTTCGCCCCGCTGCCGTTTGCGCGGCGCAGCGCGGCCCTGAACGGCGTGCCCCAGCCGCTGTGGGTGCAGATGGACTGGCGCGCCCCGGCCCTGGCCCCCGGGCGGGCGGAGTTCGCCTGGGGCGGCGACGTGATGTACGAGTTGCGCTTCGTGGAGCCGGTCACGGCGCTGCTGGACCACGTGCTGGCCCCCGGCGGCACGGCCTGGATCGCCGAGCCGGGCCGCTCCATCCGCGAGCCGTTCATGGAACACGCCGCCGCGCGCGGCTTTTCGTGCTCGCGCGCGCTCACCGAACGCTTCGAGCACCAGGGCCACCCCGTGACGGTGCACATCCTTGAACTGGTGAAACCCGGCAGCGCCCGCCCCTAGGCGCGCCGCATCCAACCCCGGAGGACGTATGGGCAAGACCATCCGCTTTGGCGTGTCCCTGGATTCCGACCTGCTGGACAAGTTCGACCAGCTCTGCGAGGAGCAAAGCTACCAGACCCGCTCCGAGGCCATCCGCGACCTGATCCGCAACCACCTGGTGCGCCGCGAGTGGGAAGACACGGACAAGGAAATCGCCGGGTCGCTGACCATGGTCTACGACCACCACCAGTCCAACCTCTCCCAGCGGCTGACCGAATTGCAGCACGAGGCCCACGACATCATCCTGTCCTCGCTGCACGTGCACCTGGACCACGACAACTGCCTGGAAGTGCTGGTGCTCAAGGGCAAGGGCGACGAGGTGCGCATGCTCGGGCAGAAGCTCATTTCCACCAAGGGCGTGAAGCACGGCAAGCTGTGCCTGACCACCACCGGGGAGAATCTGGTCTAGATGAAGGACGTACAAAGCGGCCCGGCGGACGTGGCCATGCCCATCGACCGCGTCGGGGTCAAGAATCTCCAACTGCCCGTGCGCGTGCGCTCGCGCGACCAGCAGGGCGCCGTGCAGCACACCGTGGCCGAGGTGGACCTCTCGGTGGACCTGCCCGCCGAGTTCAAGGGCACGCACATGAGCCGCTTCATCGAGGCCCTGCAGGACTGGGGCGAGGACCTGGGCTACGCCAGCTTCAAGAACCTGCTGGAAAGCGTGCGCACCCGGCTGGCGGCGCGCCGCGCGCACATCCTGTTCCGCTTCCCGTACTTCCTCCAGCGCCGCGCGCCGGAGTCGGGCAGCCCGGGGCTCATGAACTACGCCTGCCTGCTCCAGGGCGAGCTGGAGGGCGGGCGGCTGGCCTTCATGCTCGGGGTGGACGTGCCGGTGATGACCGTGTGCCCCTGCTCCCTGGCCATCAGCGCCGGAGGGGCCCACAGCCAGCGGGCCATGGTGCGCATCCGCGCGCGGTTCACGGGCTTCCTCTGGCTGGAGGACCTCATCACCATCGCCGAGGAGGCGGGCTCCTCGCCGGTGTTCGCCCTGCTCAAGCGCGAGGACGAGCGCCACGTCACCGACCACGCCTTCGCCCATCCGGCCTTCGTGGAGGACGTGGTGCGCGCCACGGCCCAGCGCCTGGCCCACCATCCGCAGGTGACGTGGTACCGCGTGGAGGTGGAGAGCATGGAGTCCATCCACAACCACAGCGCCTACGCCAGCATTGAAAGCGGGGGCGATGTGTGAGAAAATGGCCCAAGGGGCGGAGTTCCCCGGGCGCGCGCCCGGGTCGCCCGGGAGGTTGACCATGCCCATCCGCGCCCTGGACGCGGCGGCTTCGGCCATGATGGCCTTTTCCACGGCCCAGGCCGTGTCCGCCCACAACGTCGCCAACATGAACACCGAAGGCTTCGACCCCTCGCGGGTGACCCTGGAGGACCGGCCCGACCAGGGCGGTGTGGCCGTGCAGGAGATCCGCCAGCTGGACGTGCAGGGGCCCATGGTGCCTTCCGCCGTGCCCGGGGTGGGCTATGCGGAGGGCTCGGGGACGGATCTGGCCCGCGAGATGGTCCTGACCATGGCCAACGAGCGGGCCGTGGAGGCCTCGGCTGCGGTGGTGCGCACCGCCGACGACATGCTCGGCACGCTGCTGGACGAGGTGGTCTGAAATTCGCGCCGCTGTTTCGGCCCCCGCACCGGAAACGGGACGGGGGCCGTTTTTTTTGCCGCAGGGCAGGGCGGGGCTGTGCGCGGCGCGGGGTTGCGCCGCGGGCCGCGCGGGCGGGCAGGGGGCTGGCCCCCGCCGGGGCGAAGCGCCCTGGCGCAAAATAGTTCTAGAGCTTTTCTCGACTTTATGTCAGAAGATTGACGGCAGAGACGCTTTCCATGGTCGCGTTGGGCCCGGTTCCGGGTTTTCCAAGGGAGAGGAGATGGATCTGAACACCTGCGGCATCATCGGCCAGAGCCCCGCGCTGCTGGAAGTCTTCAAGGTCCTGGCCAAGGTCGCGCCAACGGACAGCACCGTGCTGGTCACCGGCGAGTCGGGCACGGGCAAGGAGCTGCTGGTGCGCGCCCTGCACACCAACAGCAAGCGCGCCGACAAGCCCTTCGTGCCCATCAACTGCGGGGCCATCCCCCGCGAGCTGCTGGAATCCGAGCTTTTCGGCCACGAGAAGGGCGCCTTCACCCACGCCATCCGCTCGCGCCAGGGCCGCTTCGAGCTGGCCGACGGCGGGACCATCTTCCTGGACGAGATCGGCGAGCTGGACCTTTCGCTGCAGGTCAAGATCCTGCGCGTGCTCCAGGAGAAGGAATTCGAGCGCGTGGGCGGCACGGGCACCAAGAAGGTGGACGTGCGCGTGGTGGCGGCCACCAACCGCGACCTGGAGGCCGAGGTGGCGCGCGGGGTCTTCCGCGAAGACCTGTTCTACCGCCTGAACGTCATTCCCATCCACCTGCCGCCCCTGCGCGAGCGCGGCGACGACGCCATGCTCCTGGCCGACGCCTTCCTGCGCGGGTTCTGCCGCGACAAGGAGCGCAAGACCCTGCGCCTGTCGCCCGAGACGCGCGACATGCTCCTGCGCTATTCCTGGCCCGGCAACGTCCGCGAGCTGGAAAACATCATGGAGCGGCTGTCCATCCTGTGCGACAACGAG from the Desulfocurvus vexinensis DSM 17965 genome contains:
- a CDS encoding class I SAM-dependent methyltransferase, coding for MYADSRPAQAAPPQERLTPVVAGRRWIVERRGDLEAMWQQLGEADFGPDERMPYWVELWPASLALGAWLSGRGAALAGRLCVDIGCGLGLSAMIGAGLGARVVAFDYEFAPLPFARRSAALNGVPQPLWVQMDWRAPALAPGRAEFAWGGDVMYELRFVEPVTALLDHVLAPGGTAWIAEPGRSIREPFMEHAAARGFSCSRALTERFEHQGHPVTVHILELVKPGSARP
- the nikR gene encoding nickel-responsive transcriptional regulator NikR, whose amino-acid sequence is MGKTIRFGVSLDSDLLDKFDQLCEEQSYQTRSEAIRDLIRNHLVRREWEDTDKEIAGSLTMVYDHHQSNLSQRLTELQHEAHDIILSSLHVHLDHDNCLEVLVLKGKGDEVRMLGQKLISTKGVKHGKLCLTTTGENLV
- the folE2 gene encoding GTP cyclohydrolase FolE2, translated to MKDVQSGPADVAMPIDRVGVKNLQLPVRVRSRDQQGAVQHTVAEVDLSVDLPAEFKGTHMSRFIEALQDWGEDLGYASFKNLLESVRTRLAARRAHILFRFPYFLQRRAPESGSPGLMNYACLLQGELEGGRLAFMLGVDVPVMTVCPCSLAISAGGAHSQRAMVRIRARFTGFLWLEDLITIAEEAGSSPVFALLKREDERHVTDHAFAHPAFVEDVVRATAQRLAHHPQVTWYRVEVESMESIHNHSAYASIESGGDV
- a CDS encoding flagellar basal body rod C-terminal domain-containing protein, with amino-acid sequence MPIRALDAAASAMMAFSTAQAVSAHNVANMNTEGFDPSRVTLEDRPDQGGVAVQEIRQLDVQGPMVPSAVPGVGYAEGSGTDLAREMVLTMANERAVEASAAVVRTADDMLGTLLDEVV
- a CDS encoding sigma-54 interaction domain-containing protein, whose product is MDLNTCGIIGQSPALLEVFKVLAKVAPTDSTVLVTGESGTGKELLVRALHTNSKRADKPFVPINCGAIPRELLESELFGHEKGAFTHAIRSRQGRFELADGGTIFLDEIGELDLSLQVKILRVLQEKEFERVGGTGTKKVDVRVVAATNRDLEAEVARGVFREDLFYRLNVIPIHLPPLRERGDDAMLLADAFLRGFCRDKERKTLRLSPETRDMLLRYSWPGNVRELENIMERLSILCDNETVVPDDLPAKIWTSLGQEKARPVPQAAPAGFAWPRVRDLDDKGMDLKTFLDELEDRLLREALDMADGVKNRAAEILGIKRTTLIEKLKKKQIG